A single region of the Streptomyces caelestis genome encodes:
- the treS gene encoding maltose alpha-D-glucosyltransferase: MIVNEPVQDTFEDTPARDRDPEWFKRAVFYEVLVRSFQDSNGDGVGDLKGLTAKLDYLQWLGVDCLWLPPFFKSPLRDGGYDVSDYTAVLPEFGDLADFVEFVDAAHQRGMRVIIDFVMNHTSDQHPWFQESRKDPDGPYGDYYVWADDDKQFQDARIIFVDTEASNWTYDPVRKQYYWHRFFSHQPDLNYENPAVQEEMISALKFWLDLGIDGFRLDAVPYLYQEEGTNCENLPATHDFLKRVRKEIDAQYPDTVLLAEANQWPEDVVDYFGDYPSGGDECHMAFHFPVMPRIFMAVRRESRYPVSEILAKTPAIPSGCQWGIFLRNHDELTLEMVTDEERDYMWAEYAKDPRMRANIGIRRRLAPLLDNDRNQIELFTALLLSLPGSPILYYGDEIGMGDNIWLGDRDAVRTPMQWTPDRNAGFSSCDPGRLFLPTIMDPVHGYQVTNVEASMASPSSLLHWTRRMIEIRKQNPAFGLGSYTELPSTNPAVLAFLREYEDDLVLCVNNFSRFAQPTELDLSAFEGRHPVELFGGVRFPAIGELPYLLTLAGHGFYWFRLRKDAL, translated from the coding sequence ATGATCGTCAACGAACCCGTTCAGGACACCTTCGAGGACACTCCTGCCAGGGACCGCGACCCCGAGTGGTTCAAACGCGCCGTCTTCTACGAGGTACTCGTCCGCTCGTTCCAGGACAGCAACGGTGACGGCGTCGGTGACCTCAAAGGCCTGACCGCCAAGCTCGACTACCTGCAGTGGCTCGGCGTCGACTGCCTGTGGCTGCCGCCGTTCTTCAAGTCACCGCTCCGGGACGGCGGCTACGACGTCTCCGACTACACCGCCGTGCTGCCGGAGTTCGGTGACCTGGCCGACTTCGTGGAGTTCGTCGACGCCGCCCACCAGCGCGGCATGCGCGTGATCATCGACTTCGTCATGAACCACACCAGCGACCAGCACCCGTGGTTCCAGGAGTCGAGGAAGGACCCCGACGGCCCCTACGGCGACTACTACGTGTGGGCGGACGACGACAAGCAGTTCCAGGACGCGCGGATCATCTTCGTCGACACCGAGGCCTCCAACTGGACCTACGACCCGGTCCGCAAGCAGTACTACTGGCACCGCTTCTTCTCCCACCAGCCGGACCTCAACTACGAGAACCCGGCCGTGCAGGAGGAGATGATCTCCGCGCTGAAGTTCTGGCTGGACCTGGGCATCGACGGCTTCCGGCTGGACGCGGTGCCGTACCTGTACCAGGAGGAGGGCACCAACTGCGAGAACCTCCCGGCCACGCACGACTTCCTGAAGCGGGTGCGCAAGGAGATCGACGCCCAGTACCCGGACACGGTCTTGCTCGCCGAGGCCAACCAGTGGCCCGAGGACGTCGTCGACTACTTCGGCGACTACCCGAGCGGCGGCGACGAGTGCCACATGGCCTTCCACTTCCCGGTCATGCCGCGCATCTTCATGGCCGTACGGCGGGAATCCCGCTACCCGGTCTCCGAGATCCTGGCCAAGACCCCGGCCATCCCCTCGGGCTGCCAGTGGGGCATCTTCCTGCGCAACCACGACGAGCTGACGCTCGAAATGGTCACCGACGAAGAGCGCGACTACATGTGGGCGGAGTACGCCAAAGACCCCCGCATGCGCGCCAACATCGGCATCCGCAGGCGCCTCGCCCCGCTGCTGGACAACGACCGCAACCAGATCGAGCTGTTCACGGCCCTGCTGCTGTCACTGCCGGGCTCGCCGATCCTCTACTACGGCGACGAGATCGGTATGGGCGACAACATCTGGCTCGGCGACCGCGACGCCGTGCGCACGCCGATGCAGTGGACGCCGGATCGCAACGCCGGGTTCTCCTCGTGCGATCCGGGACGGCTGTTCCTGCCCACGATCATGGACCCGGTCCACGGCTACCAGGTCACGAACGTCGAGGCGTCGATGGCGTCGCCGTCGTCGCTGCTGCACTGGACCCGCCGCATGATCGAGATCCGCAAGCAGAACCCGGCCTTCGGTCTCGGCTCGTACACCGAGCTGCCGTCGACGAACCCGGCGGTGCTGGCGTTCCTGCGGGAGTACGAGGACGACCTGGTGCTGTGCGTGAACAACTTCTCGCGGTTCGCGCAGCCCACGGAGCTGGATCTGAGCGCCTTCGAGGGGCGGCACCCGGTGGAGCTGTTCGGCGGGGTCCGTTTCCCGGCGATCGGCGAGCTGCCGTATCTGCTGACGCTGGCAGGTCACGGGTTCTACTGGTTCCGGCTCCGCAAGGACGCCTTGTGA
- a CDS encoding alpha-1,4-glucan--maltose-1-phosphate maltosyltransferase: MPAKHHSSPPPTRRTGARAPDGESRPARPADAGPQIPQPPPVGETTAVGRIPVLDVRPVVQRGRRPAKAVTGETFEISATVFREGHDAVAANVVLKDPEGRPGPWTPMRELAPGTDRWGAEVTAGEPGLWTFTVEAWGDPVSTWRHHAQIKIPAGMDTDIVLEEGARLYERAAAGVPEEGGRRDVVLAAVAALRDENRPAAARLAAALTPQVDEVLARHPLRDLVTTSEPLPLLVERERALYGSWYEFFPRSEGTRRQPHGTFRTAARRLPAIAAMGFDVVYLPPIHPIGTTFRKGRNNTLSPGPDDVGVPWAIGSPEGGHDAVHPALGTLEDFTWFVGQARDLGLEIALDFALQCSPDHPWVHKHPEWFHHRPDGTIAYAENPPKKYQDIYPVAFDADMDGLIAETCRVLRHWMDRGVRIFRVDNPHTKPVVFWERVIADINRTDPDVIFLAEAFTRPAMMHTLAQIGFQQSYTYFTWRNSKEELTEYLTELSGEAASYMRPNFFANTPDILHAYLQHGGRPAFEVRAVLAATLSPTWGIYSGYELCENTPLREGSEEYLDSEKYQLRHRDWEAAEREGRTITPLITKLNTIRRENPALQQLRDVHFHHADQEAVIAYSKRKGSNTVLVVANLDPHHTQEATVSLDMPQLGLDWHESVPVRDELTGETYHWGRANYVRLEPGHRPAHVFSVLRPSTPQIGGSPTT; the protein is encoded by the coding sequence ATGCCCGCCAAGCACCATTCGTCACCACCCCCCACCCGCCGCACCGGGGCGCGCGCGCCCGACGGCGAGTCCCGTCCCGCGCGCCCGGCCGACGCCGGTCCGCAGATCCCGCAACCACCCCCCGTGGGCGAGACGACCGCCGTCGGGCGCATACCCGTTCTCGATGTCCGCCCGGTCGTCCAGCGCGGACGCCGGCCGGCCAAGGCCGTGACCGGCGAGACCTTCGAGATCTCGGCGACCGTGTTCCGGGAGGGGCACGACGCGGTCGCCGCCAATGTCGTCCTGAAGGATCCCGAGGGCCGCCCCGGCCCGTGGACGCCGATGCGTGAGCTGGCCCCCGGGACGGACCGGTGGGGCGCCGAGGTCACCGCCGGGGAGCCCGGCCTGTGGACGTTCACCGTCGAGGCGTGGGGCGACCCGGTCAGCACCTGGCGCCATCACGCGCAGATCAAGATCCCGGCGGGCATGGACACGGACATCGTCCTGGAGGAGGGCGCGCGTCTGTACGAGAGGGCGGCCGCCGGTGTGCCCGAGGAAGGGGGCCGGCGGGACGTGGTCCTCGCGGCCGTCGCGGCCCTGCGGGACGAGAACCGCCCGGCGGCGGCGCGGCTGGCGGCGGCGCTGACGCCTCAGGTGGACGAGGTCCTGGCCCGGCATCCGCTGCGGGACCTGGTCACCACCTCCGAGCCACTGCCCCTCCTCGTCGAGCGGGAACGGGCCCTGTACGGCTCCTGGTACGAGTTCTTCCCCCGCTCCGAGGGCACCCGCCGGCAGCCGCACGGCACCTTCCGCACCGCCGCCCGCAGACTGCCGGCCATCGCGGCGATGGGCTTCGACGTGGTCTACCTGCCCCCCATCCACCCCATCGGCACCACCTTCCGCAAGGGCAGGAACAACACCCTCTCCCCCGGCCCCGACGACGTCGGCGTGCCCTGGGCGATCGGCTCACCCGAGGGCGGCCACGACGCCGTCCACCCCGCCCTGGGCACCCTGGAGGACTTCACCTGGTTCGTCGGCCAGGCACGGGATCTGGGGCTGGAGATCGCGCTGGACTTCGCGCTGCAGTGCTCCCCGGACCACCCCTGGGTGCACAAACACCCCGAGTGGTTCCACCACCGCCCCGACGGCACCATCGCCTACGCGGAGAACCCGCCGAAGAAGTACCAGGACATCTACCCCGTCGCCTTCGACGCCGACATGGACGGCCTCATCGCCGAGACCTGCCGGGTGCTGCGGCACTGGATGGACCGCGGCGTGCGGATCTTCCGGGTGGACAACCCGCACACCAAGCCGGTCGTCTTCTGGGAACGGGTCATCGCGGACATCAACCGCACCGACCCCGACGTGATCTTCCTGGCCGAGGCGTTCACCCGCCCGGCGATGATGCACACCCTCGCCCAGATCGGCTTCCAGCAGTCCTACACGTACTTCACCTGGCGCAACTCCAAGGAGGAGCTGACCGAGTACCTCACGGAGCTGTCGGGCGAGGCCGCCTCCTACATGCGGCCGAACTTCTTCGCCAACACCCCCGACATCCTGCACGCCTACCTCCAGCACGGCGGCCGCCCCGCCTTCGAGGTCCGGGCCGTCCTCGCGGCCACCCTCTCGCCGACCTGGGGCATCTACTCCGGCTACGAGCTGTGCGAGAACACCCCGCTCAGAGAGGGCAGCGAGGAGTACCTCGACTCGGAGAAGTACCAGCTCAGGCACCGCGACTGGGAAGCCGCCGAACGCGAGGGCCGCACCATCACCCCGCTGATCACCAAACTCAACACCATCCGCCGGGAGAACCCGGCACTCCAGCAGCTGCGCGACGTCCACTTCCACCACGCGGACCAGGAAGCGGTGATCGCCTACTCGAAGCGGAAGGGTTCGAACACGGTTCTGGTGGTCGCCAACCTCGACCCCCACCACACCCAGGAGGCCACCGTCTCGTTGGACATGCCGCAACTCGGCCTGGACTGGCACGAGTCGGTACCGGTGCGCGACGAGCTCACCGGCGAGACCTATCACTGGGGCAGGGCCAATTATGTGCGCCTCGAACCGGGCCACAGGCCCGCGCATGTCTTCTCGGTTCTGCGACCGTCCACCCCGCAGATCGGAGGGTCACCCACAACATGA
- a CDS encoding S8 family peptidase: MARTRTRRLRWAGGLTAAICAAAFSAITLPAHAVPEGRILGAGQPGSVHGSYLVTLKEGTRAPSAAGKALAEKYGVKISHIYGTVLNGYAIRTDVRRAGRLAADPRVVSVVQDTRVRLDRTRHEPPSWGLDRVDQPSLPLDRSYTWPGPAGAGVTVYVIDSGVRTTHRDFGGRAAHGWDFVGNDEVASDANGHGTHVAGTVAGTTHGVAKKARVVSVRVLDAAGAGTTARVIAGIDWVTRHAEKPAVANLSLDGPRNGRLDAAVRASIAAGVTYTVAAGNDGRPAGLYSPASVKQAITVGATDFRDTKPAFSNHGPALDLFAPGVHIISTSAASDTARAAFSGTSMAAPHAAGAAALYLADHPRAAPDQVSRALTRGAATGEISGRGPGSPDKLLRVPRA; the protein is encoded by the coding sequence ATGGCACGGACGCGCACTCGGCGTCTGCGCTGGGCGGGGGGCCTGACGGCGGCGATCTGCGCCGCGGCGTTTTCGGCCATCACCCTGCCCGCGCACGCCGTACCGGAGGGGCGGATACTCGGCGCCGGACAACCCGGCTCCGTGCACGGAAGTTACCTGGTCACACTGAAGGAGGGCACCCGGGCTCCGTCGGCGGCCGGAAAGGCCCTCGCCGAGAAGTACGGGGTGAAGATCAGCCACATCTACGGCACCGTCCTGAACGGCTACGCGATCAGGACCGACGTAAGACGGGCCGGGCGGCTCGCCGCCGACCCCCGGGTCGTCTCGGTCGTCCAGGACACCCGAGTGCGCCTGGACCGCACACGGCACGAGCCGCCCTCCTGGGGGCTGGACCGCGTCGACCAGCCGAGTCTGCCGCTGGACCGGAGCTATACCTGGCCCGGGCCGGCGGGCGCCGGGGTGACGGTGTACGTGATCGACAGCGGCGTCCGGACCACGCACCGGGACTTCGGCGGCCGGGCGGCCCACGGCTGGGACTTCGTCGGGAACGACGAGGTCGCGTCGGACGCCAACGGCCACGGCACACATGTCGCCGGCACGGTCGCCGGGACGACCCACGGTGTCGCCAAGAAGGCCCGCGTCGTCTCCGTACGCGTCCTCGACGCCGCGGGGGCGGGCACCACGGCCCGGGTGATCGCGGGGATCGACTGGGTGACCCGGCACGCCGAGAAGCCCGCCGTCGCCAACCTCAGCCTGGACGGCCCGCGCAACGGCCGCCTGGACGCCGCCGTCCGCGCCTCCATCGCCGCCGGCGTCACCTACACGGTCGCCGCGGGCAACGACGGCAGGCCGGCCGGCCTGTACTCCCCGGCGAGTGTCAAGCAGGCGATCACGGTCGGCGCGACCGACTTCAGGGATACGAAACCGGCCTTCTCCAACCACGGTCCGGCCCTCGATCTCTTCGCACCGGGCGTGCACATCATCTCCACGTCCGCCGCGAGCGACACGGCACGGGCCGCGTTCTCGGGTACCTCGATGGCGGCACCGCATGCCGCGGGCGCGGCCGCGCTGTATCTGGCCGACCACCCGAGGGCGGCTCCGGACCAGGTCAGCAGGGCTCTGACCAGGGGTGCGGCGACCGGGGAGATCTCCGGCCGGGGTCCCGGTTCGCCGGACAAGTTACTGCGGGTGCCGCGCGCCTAG
- a CDS encoding glycosyltransferase family 1 protein, whose amino-acid sequence MKAIRRFTVRPVLPEPLRPLSDLARNLRWSWHAETRDLFQSVDPERWAASSGDPVRLLGSVPPARLAALAGDRRFLRRLAAVAGDLNDYMTGDRWYQTQPDELPAAVAYFSPEFGITAALPQYSGGLGILAGDHLKAASDLGVPLIGVGLLYRHGYFRQTLSRDGWQQEHYPVLDPNELPVVLLEEADGTPAQVALALPGGKQLHARIWLAQVGRVPLLMLDSDVEENDLGERGVTDRLYGGGSEHRLLQEMLLGIGGVRAVRTYCRLTGHPEPEVFHTNEGHAGFLGLERIAEFCAEGLEFDSALEAVRAGTVFTTHTPVPAGIDRFDRALVARHFGPDAELPRIDVERVLRLGMETYPGGEPNLFNMAVMGLRLAQRANGVSLLHGHVSREMFSGLWPGFDADEVPITSVTNGVHAPTWVAPEVFRLGARQIGAQRAEDALTVGGSDRWDAVADIPDQDIWELRRGLREQLVTEVRERLRAAWRQRGAGTAELGWIDGVLDPDVLTIGFARRVPSYKRLTLMLRDRDRLMDLLLHPERPIQIVVAGKAHPADDGGKRLVQELVRFADDPRVRHRIVFLPDYGMGMAQKLYPGCDIWLNNPLRPLEACGTSGMKAALNGCLNLSVLDGWWDEWFQPDFGWAVPTADGVGTDPDHRDDIEAAALYDLLEQRVTPRFYERGESGLPDRWIEMVRQTLSLLGPKVLAGRMVREYVERLYSPAALAHRSMVPDAARELAEWKDRVRAAWPGVTVDHVETSASAALAELGTTLGLRVRVGLGDLGPDDVEVQAVSGRVDEEDRIGDATVVPLKPVGSPDQDGRWVYEGPLSLDRTGPFGYTVRILPAHRLLASSAELGLVAGPSEELVEAAGLLLR is encoded by the coding sequence GTGAAGGCGATCCGTCGATTCACCGTCCGACCCGTTCTCCCCGAACCCCTCCGGCCGCTCAGTGATCTGGCCCGCAACCTGCGCTGGTCGTGGCATGCGGAGACCCGTGACCTGTTCCAGTCCGTCGACCCGGAGCGCTGGGCGGCCTCGAGCGGCGACCCGGTCCGGCTGCTGGGCAGCGTGCCGCCCGCGCGGCTCGCGGCCCTGGCCGGAGACCGCCGCTTCCTGCGCCGCCTCGCTGCGGTCGCGGGCGATCTGAACGACTACATGACCGGCGACCGCTGGTACCAGACCCAGCCGGACGAACTCCCCGCCGCGGTCGCCTACTTCTCACCCGAGTTCGGCATCACGGCCGCCCTGCCCCAGTACTCCGGCGGCCTCGGCATCCTGGCCGGCGACCATCTGAAGGCCGCCAGCGACCTCGGCGTCCCGCTGATCGGCGTCGGCCTGCTCTACCGGCACGGCTACTTCCGCCAGACCCTGTCCCGGGACGGCTGGCAGCAGGAGCACTACCCCGTCCTCGACCCCAACGAGCTGCCCGTGGTCCTCCTGGAGGAGGCCGACGGCACCCCCGCCCAGGTCGCCCTCGCCCTGCCCGGCGGCAAGCAGCTGCACGCCCGGATCTGGCTGGCGCAGGTCGGCCGGGTCCCGCTGCTGATGCTGGACTCGGACGTCGAGGAGAACGACCTCGGCGAGCGCGGCGTGACCGACCGCCTCTACGGCGGCGGCAGCGAGCACCGGCTGCTCCAGGAGATGCTGCTCGGCATAGGAGGGGTCCGGGCGGTGCGCACGTACTGCCGGCTGACCGGGCACCCCGAGCCGGAGGTGTTCCACACGAACGAGGGACATGCCGGGTTCCTCGGCCTGGAGCGGATCGCCGAGTTCTGCGCGGAGGGCCTGGAGTTCGACTCGGCGCTGGAGGCGGTCCGCGCCGGGACCGTCTTCACGACCCACACCCCCGTCCCGGCCGGCATCGACCGCTTCGACCGCGCGCTGGTCGCCCGCCACTTCGGCCCGGACGCCGAGCTGCCCCGCATCGATGTCGAGCGCGTCCTCAGGCTCGGCATGGAGACCTACCCCGGCGGCGAGCCCAACCTGTTCAACATGGCCGTGATGGGCCTGCGCCTGGCCCAGCGCGCCAACGGCGTCTCCCTGCTGCACGGCCACGTCAGCCGCGAGATGTTCTCCGGCCTGTGGCCCGGATTCGACGCCGACGAGGTGCCGATCACCTCCGTGACGAACGGGGTGCACGCGCCCACCTGGGTCGCCCCCGAGGTGTTCCGGCTCGGCGCCCGGCAGATCGGCGCCCAGCGCGCCGAGGACGCCCTGACCGTCGGCGGCTCGGACCGCTGGGACGCCGTGGCGGACATCCCCGACCAGGACATCTGGGAACTGCGACGGGGCTTGCGCGAGCAGCTCGTGACGGAGGTGCGGGAGCGGCTGCGGGCCGCCTGGCGGCAGCGCGGGGCCGGTACGGCCGAGCTGGGCTGGATCGACGGCGTGCTCGACCCGGACGTCCTCACCATCGGCTTCGCGCGGCGCGTCCCGTCGTACAAGCGCCTGACGCTGATGCTGCGCGACCGCGACCGGCTGATGGACCTGCTGCTGCACCCCGAGCGGCCGATCCAGATCGTCGTGGCGGGCAAGGCGCATCCCGCGGACGACGGCGGGAAGCGGCTGGTGCAGGAGCTGGTGCGGTTCGCGGACGATCCGCGGGTACGGCACCGGATCGTGTTCCTGCCGGACTACGGCATGGGGATGGCGCAGAAGCTCTACCCGGGCTGTGACATCTGGCTGAACAACCCTCTGCGCCCGCTGGAGGCCTGCGGCACCTCCGGGATGAAGGCGGCGCTCAACGGCTGTCTGAACCTCTCCGTCCTCGACGGCTGGTGGGACGAGTGGTTCCAGCCGGACTTCGGCTGGGCCGTCCCCACCGCCGACGGTGTCGGGACCGACCCGGACCATCGCGACGACATAGAGGCGGCGGCGCTGTACGACCTGCTGGAGCAGCGGGTGACGCCCCGCTTCTACGAGCGCGGGGAGAGCGGGCTGCCCGACCGGTGGATCGAGATGGTCCGCCAGACGCTGAGCCTGCTCGGACCGAAGGTGCTGGCCGGGCGGATGGTCCGCGAGTACGTCGAGCGGCTCTACTCGCCGGCGGCGCTCGCCCACCGGTCCATGGTTCCGGACGCGGCGCGGGAGCTCGCCGAGTGGAAGGACCGGGTGCGGGCGGCGTGGCCGGGCGTCACCGTCGACCATGTGGAGACGTCGGCGTCGGCGGCGCTGGCGGAGCTCGGTACGACGCTGGGGCTGCGGGTGCGGGTCGGTCTCGGGGATCTCGGGCCCGACGACGTCGAGGTGCAGGCGGTTTCCGGGCGGGTGGACGAGGAGGACCGGATCGGTGACGCGACGGTTGTTCCTCTGAAGCCGGTGGGGTCTCCCGACCAGGACGGGCGCTGGGTGTATGAAGGGCCCTTGTCCCTGGATCGCACCGGTCCTTTTGGGTATACGGTGCGGATCTTGCCGGCTCACCGGCTGTTGGCCTCCAGCGCGGAGTTGGGGCTTGTGGCCGGGCCGTCCGAGGAGTTGGTGGAGGCTGCGGGTTTGCTGCTGCGTTGA
- a CDS encoding DUF1990 domain-containing protein produces the protein MSSEDFTYADVGATRDQGFCPPGFHPMNVRTRLGEGEEVFHRASEAVLTWEMHRALGVGIDAGADRAAPGVDVTVTLAGMIKAPCRVVWTVEEPRRAGWAYGTLPGHPECGEESFVVDRTGDGTVWLTVNAFSRGAKWYARAGGPATRGFQHAYARRCGTVLRNLATQGGADT, from the coding sequence ATGTCTTCGGAAGACTTCACCTACGCCGATGTCGGCGCCACCCGTGACCAGGGCTTCTGCCCGCCGGGCTTCCATCCCATGAACGTGCGCACCCGCCTCGGCGAGGGCGAGGAGGTCTTCCACCGCGCCTCGGAGGCGGTGCTCACCTGGGAGATGCACCGAGCCCTGGGCGTCGGCATCGACGCCGGCGCGGACCGGGCCGCCCCCGGCGTCGACGTCACCGTCACCCTCGCCGGGATGATCAAGGCCCCCTGCCGTGTGGTGTGGACGGTCGAGGAACCCCGCCGCGCCGGCTGGGCCTACGGCACGTTGCCCGGCCACCCGGAGTGCGGCGAGGAGTCCTTCGTGGTCGACCGCACGGGCGACGGCACGGTCTGGCTGACCGTGAACGCCTTCAGCCGCGGCGCCAAGTGGTACGCGAGGGCCGGTGGCCCGGCGACCAGGGGGTTCCAGCACGCGTACGCACGCAGGTGCGGCACCGTCCTGCGGAACCTGGCAACGCAGGGTGGTGCGGATACCTAG
- a CDS encoding M4 family metallopeptidase encodes MSTPLYARHKRTTLAIATAVATGALLTTGLTSGSSVAADSSAAGKPALAAAPLLLTAPARAALIKEQQAEATGTADEIGLGEQEKLVVKDVVKDADGTVHTRYERTYAGLPVLGGDLVVHKSKSGETKGVTRATKAALKVASLKPAVTAAKAEKQAVTLAKAAGSEKTEANSTPRKVIWAADGKPTLAYETVVGGLQEDGTPNELHVITDAATGKKLYEYQGIETGTGNTTYSGKVTLGTTKSGSSYTLSDGTRGGNKTYNLNRGTSGTGTLFSGSDDIWGNGNPSNLETAAADAHYGAQVTWDFYKNTFGRNGIRNDGKAAYSRVHYGNNFNNAFWSDSCFCMTYGDGAGNAKPLTSLDVAAHEMSHGLTSATARLNYSGESGGLNEATSDIFAAGAEFYANNSSDAGDYLIGEKIDIRGDGTPLRYMDKPSKDGDSADAWSSSLNSLDVHYSSGPANHFFYLLSEGSGTKTINGVTYNSPTSNGSTVTGIGRTKALQIWYKALTTYMTSTTKYAGARTATLNAASALYGASSAEYKAVAAAWSAVNVG; translated from the coding sequence GTGTCCACCCCTCTCTACGCGCGTCACAAGCGCACCACGCTGGCCATCGCCACCGCCGTCGCGACCGGCGCCCTGCTCACCACCGGTCTGACCTCCGGCAGCAGCGTCGCCGCCGACTCCTCCGCCGCCGGCAAGCCGGCCCTCGCCGCCGCGCCCCTCCTGCTGACCGCGCCCGCCCGTGCCGCCCTCATCAAGGAGCAGCAGGCGGAGGCCACCGGGACCGCCGACGAGATAGGCCTCGGCGAACAGGAGAAGCTGGTCGTCAAGGACGTCGTGAAGGACGCCGACGGCACGGTCCACACCCGCTACGAGCGCACCTACGCGGGCCTGCCGGTCCTCGGCGGCGACCTCGTCGTGCACAAGTCCAAGTCCGGCGAGACCAAGGGCGTCACCAGAGCGACGAAGGCCGCCCTCAAGGTCGCCTCGCTCAAGCCGGCGGTCACCGCCGCCAAGGCCGAGAAGCAGGCCGTGACGCTGGCCAAGGCGGCCGGCTCGGAGAAGACCGAGGCGAACTCCACGCCGCGCAAGGTGATCTGGGCGGCCGACGGCAAGCCCACCCTCGCCTACGAGACGGTCGTCGGCGGCCTCCAGGAGGACGGCACCCCGAACGAGCTGCACGTCATCACCGACGCCGCCACCGGCAAGAAGCTCTACGAGTACCAGGGCATCGAGACCGGCACGGGCAACACCACCTACAGCGGCAAGGTCACCCTCGGCACCACGAAGTCCGGGTCGTCGTACACCCTGTCGGACGGCACGCGCGGCGGCAACAAGACGTACAACCTCAACCGCGGCACCTCGGGCACCGGCACCCTCTTCTCCGGCTCCGACGACATCTGGGGCAACGGCAACCCCTCCAACCTGGAGACGGCCGCCGCCGACGCCCACTACGGCGCCCAGGTGACCTGGGACTTCTACAAGAACACCTTCGGCCGCAACGGCATCCGCAACGACGGCAAGGCCGCCTACTCGCGCGTCCACTACGGCAACAACTTCAACAACGCCTTCTGGTCGGACAGCTGCTTCTGCATGACCTACGGCGACGGCGCGGGCAACGCCAAACCGCTGACCTCGCTCGACGTGGCCGCCCACGAGATGAGCCACGGCCTGACGTCGGCCACGGCGCGCCTCAACTACAGCGGCGAGTCCGGCGGCCTGAACGAGGCGACCAGCGACATCTTCGCCGCGGGCGCGGAGTTCTACGCGAACAACTCCTCCGACGCCGGTGACTACCTCATCGGCGAGAAGATCGACATTCGCGGCGACGGCACGCCACTGCGCTACATGGACAAGCCCAGCAAGGACGGCGACTCCGCCGACGCCTGGTCCTCCAGCCTCAACAGCCTGGACGTCCACTACTCCTCGGGCCCCGCCAACCACTTCTTCTACCTGCTGTCCGAGGGCAGCGGCACGAAGACCATCAACGGCGTGACCTACAACTCGCCCACCTCCAACGGCTCCACGGTCACCGGCATCGGCCGCACCAAGGCGCTCCAGATCTGGTACAAGGCGCTGACGACGTACATGACGTCGACGACCAAGTACGCGGGCGCCCGCACGGCGACCCTGAACGCGGCCTCGGCGCTGTACGGCGCGTCCAGTGCCGAGTACAAGGCGGTCGCGGCCGCCTGGTCCGCCGTCAACGTGGGCTGA